A region from the bacterium genome encodes:
- a CDS encoding DUF3800 domain-containing protein: MLYLYLDESGDLGFDFVNKRPSKYFTIAILVVKGYEENRLLLKVVKKTLSRR; this comes from the coding sequence ATGCTATACTTATATCTTGATGAAAGTGGAGATTTAGGGTTTGATTTCGTGAATAAGAGACCATCAAAGTATTTCACGATAGCCATTCTTGTGGTAAAAGGATATGAAGAAAACCGATTACTGTTAAAGGTAGTAAAGAAAACTTTAAGTCGAAGATAA